The Ignavibacteriota bacterium genome has a window encoding:
- a CDS encoding replication-associated recombination protein A, translating into MDLFGTETPDQRRRDDVPLAERVRPRTLDEFAGQEHLLGEGKPLRVLIGTDRLPSMILWGPPGSGKTTLARLVAGTTEGAFVQLSAVTAGVKDVRAVLEQASRRTGKRTVLFIDEIHRFNKAQQDALLHSVEEGIVTLIGATTENPSFEVISPLLSRCRVYTLAPLDEAHLRSILDHAVKTDSWLASKQVQVEDVRRLLFLSGGDARMLLNGLETAVQLAEGRGSTAPVTVSTQDLDEAFQRRGQRYDQAGEEHYNIISAFIKSMRGSDPDAAVYWLARMIDGGEDPKFIARRMVVLAAEDVGNADPYGLTLAISAFNAIDVIGMPEGRIVLAQCATYLACAPKSNASYLAISEAQEDVRRGPDTVVPLHLRNAPTGMMKSMGYGDGYKYVHDFDGHFVQQQYLPDPLKGKVYYRPATTGREKDIRDRLLRMWPGKKRP; encoded by the coding sequence ATGGATCTCTTCGGCACGGAAACCCCCGACCAGCGCAGGCGGGACGACGTCCCTCTCGCGGAACGAGTCAGGCCTCGTACCCTCGATGAGTTCGCCGGACAGGAGCATCTCCTCGGCGAAGGGAAACCTCTCCGCGTCCTGATCGGCACCGATCGATTGCCCTCCATGATCCTCTGGGGTCCGCCGGGAAGTGGCAAGACCACGCTCGCGCGCCTCGTTGCCGGTACCACCGAGGGCGCTTTCGTTCAGTTGAGTGCCGTCACCGCGGGTGTCAAGGATGTGCGCGCCGTTCTCGAACAGGCATCACGTCGCACCGGCAAACGCACCGTCCTCTTCATCGATGAGATCCACCGCTTCAACAAGGCGCAGCAGGACGCGCTCCTGCACAGCGTCGAAGAGGGGATCGTCACGCTCATCGGCGCCACCACCGAGAATCCTTCTTTCGAAGTGATCTCGCCGCTGCTCTCCCGCTGTCGCGTGTATACACTGGCCCCGCTGGATGAGGCACACCTCCGGTCGATCCTGGACCATGCTGTAAAGACAGATTCCTGGCTTGCATCGAAGCAGGTGCAGGTCGAGGATGTGCGGCGACTGCTCTTCCTTTCCGGTGGGGATGCCCGCATGTTGCTCAACGGACTTGAGACGGCCGTCCAGCTTGCCGAGGGACGGGGCAGCACCGCGCCGGTGACCGTGTCCACGCAGGACCTCGACGAAGCATTCCAGCGCCGCGGCCAGCGCTACGACCAGGCCGGCGAAGAGCACTACAACATCATCTCCGCATTCATCAAGAGCATGCGCGGGAGCGATCCCGATGCCGCGGTCTACTGGCTCGCACGGATGATCGACGGCGGCGAGGATCCGAAATTCATCGCGCGGCGCATGGTCGTGTTGGCCGCGGAGGATGTGGGCAACGCCGACCCGTACGGACTCACGCTCGCGATCTCGGCGTTCAACGCCATCGATGTGATCGGTATGCCGGAAGGCCGCATCGTTCTGGCGCAGTGCGCCACCTATCTTGCGTGCGCGCCCAAGAGTAATGCCTCCTATCTGGCGATCAGCGAAGCCCAGGAGGATGTGCGCCGCGGGCCCGATACCGTGGTGCCGTTGCATCTCCGCAACGCCCCGACCGGCATGATGAAGAGCATGGGATACGGCGATGGATACAAGTACGTGCATGACTTCGACGGCCACTTCGTGCAGCAGCAATACCTCCCCGATCCCCTGAAGGGGAAGGTCTACTACCGTCCGGCCACCACAGGGCGGGAAAAAGACATCCGTGACCGTCTCCTTCGCATGTGGCCGGGAAAGAAACGCCCGTGA
- the xerD gene encoding site-specific tyrosine recombinase XerD — protein sequence MTGRVGEYLHYLALEKNASPNTIASYRRDLERYMRFLKTEGIATPDGITVDVTARFLQSLQADGLAPRSVTRSLSALRGFHRFLLADGIVATDPTETLESPRKSRTLPGVLTREEVEMILEQPAPAKGDRKNLWVRDRAILEVLYATGIRVTELVTLRQAEVYAGDGIIRVFGKGSKERLVPIGPSALTWIARYRSETRILLVRRTAAQDALFLNMRGSPLTRVAIWNLVQQYARKAGVTREVHPHTFRHSFATHLLEGGADLRAVQEMLGHADISTTQVYTHIDRSYLKQEYDKYHPRSGAGDGPSHSRSKNHVQTH from the coding sequence ATGACCGGCCGGGTGGGAGAATACCTCCACTACCTTGCGCTCGAAAAGAACGCTTCCCCCAACACCATCGCTTCCTACAGGCGCGACCTCGAACGGTATATGCGTTTCCTGAAGACAGAAGGCATCGCAACGCCTGACGGGATCACCGTGGATGTCACCGCACGCTTCCTGCAGTCGCTGCAGGCCGATGGCCTCGCACCACGTTCCGTGACGCGTTCGCTGTCCGCGCTGCGGGGATTCCACCGGTTCCTGCTTGCCGACGGTATCGTTGCCACCGACCCGACCGAAACGCTGGAGTCGCCGCGGAAGAGCCGGACGCTGCCGGGGGTGCTCACGCGTGAAGAGGTGGAGATGATCCTGGAACAGCCGGCCCCGGCGAAAGGCGACCGGAAGAACCTGTGGGTCCGCGACCGCGCGATCCTTGAAGTGCTGTATGCGACAGGGATCCGGGTCACCGAACTCGTCACCCTGCGACAGGCAGAAGTGTACGCCGGGGACGGCATCATCCGTGTGTTCGGCAAGGGGTCCAAGGAACGGCTCGTGCCCATCGGCCCGTCGGCACTCACGTGGATCGCGCGGTACCGGTCGGAGACGCGCATCCTGCTCGTGCGCCGCACGGCGGCGCAGGATGCCCTCTTCCTGAACATGCGGGGGTCTCCGCTCACGCGCGTCGCCATCTGGAACCTTGTGCAACAGTACGCGCGGAAAGCAGGCGTCACCCGTGAGGTGCATCCGCACACATTCCGGCATTCTTTTGCAACGCACCTGCTCGAGGGAGGAGCGGACCTCCGGGCCGTGCAGGAGATGCTCGGGCACGCGGACATTTCCACGACACAGGTGTACACGCACATCGATCGATCGTACCTGAAACAGGAATACGATAAATATCATCCGCGCAGCGGCGCGGGTGACGGCCCATCCCATAGCAGAAGCAAGAACCATGTTCAGACACATTGA
- a CDS encoding aminotransferase class V-fold PLP-dependent enzyme has product MFRHIDDTAPLTLADLRADIVGIDTPVPLLDGTERPYIFLDNAASTPSFRRVLRCIEDFLPWYSGVHRGTGFKSVLATEIFDAAHDAVGRFVGADLATNTVIFLKNTTECVNKLANRAGLGPDDIVITTAMEHHSNDLPWRKHCRVIHCGVLPDGHLDLAQLRAALKEHRGRVKLVAVTGASNITGFVSPVYDIAVWAHEAGAQIFVDAAQLAPHRKVAMLPESDPRHIDFVALSAHKMYAPFGTGALIGPKAFFAQGEPDMVGGGVVEIVTLESVRWNDPPHKDEAGTPNVIGGVALAAAIGVLEAVGMDTIARHETELLRYSYDALERVPGIILYGRPADFGQKVGAITFNLDGKHNSLVSAILGIEGGIGVRNGCFCAHPYVKHMLGVTAEEDRIFTEEVIAGNKSRMPGMVRASLGCYSNEADIDALVAMLQRIQRGEYRGTYRQNMASGAFHADGYAPDFSRYFRYHL; this is encoded by the coding sequence ATGTTCAGACACATTGACGACACCGCACCGTTGACGCTCGCCGACCTCCGCGCAGATATCGTGGGCATCGATACGCCGGTGCCATTGCTGGACGGGACCGAGCGCCCGTATATCTTCCTGGACAATGCTGCCAGCACGCCATCGTTCCGGCGCGTCCTCCGATGCATCGAGGACTTCCTCCCCTGGTACTCGGGCGTCCATCGTGGCACGGGGTTCAAATCCGTCCTTGCCACAGAGATCTTCGACGCCGCACACGATGCCGTGGGACGGTTCGTGGGGGCCGACCTGGCGACCAACACCGTGATCTTCCTGAAGAACACCACCGAATGTGTGAACAAGCTGGCCAACCGGGCCGGGCTCGGGCCGGACGACATCGTCATCACCACCGCCATGGAGCATCATTCCAACGATCTGCCGTGGCGCAAACATTGCCGTGTCATCCATTGCGGCGTGTTGCCCGACGGCCATCTGGACCTCGCGCAGCTCCGTGCAGCACTGAAGGAGCATCGCGGCCGGGTCAAACTGGTGGCGGTGACCGGTGCATCGAACATCACAGGATTCGTCTCGCCGGTGTACGACATCGCGGTCTGGGCACACGAAGCCGGTGCGCAGATCTTCGTGGATGCCGCGCAGCTTGCCCCCCACCGGAAGGTGGCGATGCTGCCGGAGAGCGATCCGCGGCACATCGATTTCGTTGCGCTCTCGGCCCATAAGATGTATGCGCCGTTCGGTACCGGTGCGCTCATCGGTCCGAAAGCGTTCTTCGCGCAGGGTGAACCGGACATGGTGGGCGGTGGTGTGGTGGAGATCGTGACGCTGGAGAGTGTGCGATGGAACGATCCACCGCATAAGGATGAAGCAGGCACGCCCAACGTCATCGGCGGCGTTGCGCTTGCTGCCGCCATAGGGGTCCTTGAAGCGGTGGGCATGGATACGATCGCGCGCCATGAGACGGAGCTGCTGCGGTATTCCTATGATGCCCTCGAACGGGTGCCGGGGATCATCCTGTACGGCAGACCGGCCGATTTCGGACAGAAGGTCGGGGCCATCACGTTCAATCTGGACGGCAAGCACAACAGCCTGGTGTCCGCCATCCTCGGCATCGAAGGGGGGATCGGGGTCCGCAACGGTTGCTTCTGCGCACATCCGTATGTGAAGCATATGCTGGGGGTGACCGCGGAAGAGGACCGTATCTTCACGGAAGAAGTGATCGCCGGGAACAAGAGCCGCATGCCGGGTATGGTGCGAGCCAGCCTCGGCTGTTATTCGAACGAGGCGGACATCGACGCGCTCGTTGCCATGCTCCAGCGCATCCAGCGTGGCGAGTACCGCGGCACCTACCGGCAGAACATGGCGTCGGGTGCATTCCATGCCGATGGCTATGCACCTGACTTTTCGCGATATTTCCGCTATCATCTCTGA
- a CDS encoding D-alanine--D-alanine ligase: MAQGRIRIAVMFGGRSGEHEVSLVSAASVISTLDPARYEVVPVGVTRAGRWYSAPDVLMQLRENRIPDPSCECVLVPEPGRPGLLFLANGGQRMEPLDVVFPLIHGTYGEDGTLQGLLELAEVPYVGAGVLGSSVGMDKVVQKQLFAHAGLHIAKYTWALAQRCQEAPRAVVAEVEKALRYPVFVKPANTGSSVGITKAHTRKELIAGMELAASYDRKVVFEQGIAHAREIECSVLGNDMPEASLPGEIVPSNEFYDYDAKYVDGKSAIFIPAPLPRAAITAIKKLAVQAYRAIDCAGMARADFFYVARTKKVYINELNTIPGFTSISMYPKMWEASGLPFSGLLDRLVDLARERHAAKMALRRTYDPSKEWYRP; the protein is encoded by the coding sequence ATGGCACAGGGAAGGATCCGCATTGCGGTCATGTTCGGCGGCCGGTCGGGTGAGCATGAGGTTTCACTCGTCTCCGCAGCATCCGTCATCAGCACCCTCGATCCGGCGCGGTACGAGGTCGTGCCTGTGGGCGTGACCCGTGCGGGCCGCTGGTACAGTGCACCGGATGTGCTCATGCAGTTGCGTGAGAACAGGATCCCTGACCCGTCGTGTGAGTGCGTGCTGGTGCCGGAGCCGGGACGGCCGGGCCTGTTGTTCCTTGCGAACGGTGGCCAGCGCATGGAGCCCCTCGACGTGGTATTCCCGTTGATCCATGGCACGTACGGCGAGGACGGCACGCTCCAGGGGCTTCTCGAGCTTGCCGAGGTCCCGTATGTCGGCGCCGGAGTGCTCGGATCATCCGTGGGCATGGACAAGGTCGTGCAGAAGCAATTGTTCGCGCATGCCGGACTGCATATCGCGAAGTACACGTGGGCACTGGCGCAGCGGTGCCAGGAAGCACCCCGGGCCGTCGTTGCGGAGGTTGAGAAGGCGTTGCGCTATCCGGTCTTTGTGAAGCCCGCGAACACGGGATCGAGTGTCGGGATCACGAAAGCGCACACGCGGAAAGAGTTGATCGCCGGTATGGAGCTCGCGGCATCGTACGACCGGAAGGTCGTGTTCGAGCAGGGGATCGCACACGCACGCGAGATCGAGTGCAGCGTGCTCGGAAACGACATGCCGGAGGCATCGTTGCCAGGAGAGATCGTGCCGTCGAATGAGTTCTACGATTACGACGCGAAGTACGTGGACGGGAAGTCGGCGATCTTCATCCCTGCTCCGCTGCCCCGTGCGGCAATAACAGCGATCAAGAAACTTGCCGTGCAGGCCTATCGCGCGATCGACTGCGCCGGCATGGCGCGCGCGGACTTCTTCTATGTTGCGCGGACGAAGAAGGTGTATATCAACGAACTGAACACCATTCCGGGATTCACCTCCATCAGTATGTATCCCAAGATGTGGGAGGCCAGCGGACTGCCATTTTCGGGGCTTCTGGACCGGTTGGTGGATCTTGCGCGGGAGCGGCATGCCGCAAAAATGGCCCTCCGGCGCACGTATGACCCCAGCAAAGAATGGTACCGTCCGTGA
- a CDS encoding septum formation initiator family protein, producing the protein MEDLFYRKARKQFAPRELLRRAVRNKRLTAVVIVGAVILGFALFGKQGVRARFQLEQEKSYLEQEIRKAESEYKALQQRSRDLDSNYKEIERAAREKYGLSRSGETVYRTAPAR; encoded by the coding sequence ATGGAAGACCTGTTCTACAGAAAGGCCCGGAAGCAGTTCGCCCCCCGCGAGCTGCTGCGCCGCGCTGTGCGCAACAAGCGCCTCACCGCCGTAGTGATCGTCGGCGCGGTGATCCTCGGATTTGCGCTCTTCGGCAAGCAGGGCGTGCGGGCGCGGTTTCAGCTTGAACAGGAAAAATCCTACCTCGAGCAGGAGATACGCAAGGCGGAGTCCGAGTACAAGGCGCTCCAGCAACGCTCCCGTGACCTCGACTCCAACTACAAAGAGATAGAACGGGCCGCACGTGAGAAGTACGGACTCAGCCGTTCCGGCGAGACCGTGTACAGGACCGCCCCGGCCCGCTGA
- the lysA gene encoding diaminopimelate decarboxylase yields the protein MHLTFRDISAIISEKETTTVSVYGYRDRKFFVEDVSFDALAAAYGTPLYVYSRKAILDDIRRIEQAFRGLPHLTYYAVKANANPALLRLIAAEGLGADVGSRGELWRALQEGFPPNRCTFSGVGKRDDEILYALEQGILAFNVESTQEIEVINELAAKVNRRARILLRVNLDIDAGGHAYVSTSLRHNKFGMPHARALEVLRHAATLSNIDVGGVHSHIGSQITKPAVFEKAAEAIAGLVGDLRAAGLPIHDVDFGGGFGIQYHGFVHHRSLPAEHAEEAHLSTAELLEPAVEVLRSLGCTVSIQPGRSIVAHGGVLLTRVLYRKETAEKIFLIQDGAMNDLIRPALYHSHHQIVPVELVGPPFETVDVVGPVCESGDFFAHDRRIQVLKRGDLMALMCAGAYGFVQSSTYNARPRPAEVLVDGSTHTVIRPRQSVEEL from the coding sequence ATGCACCTGACTTTTCGCGATATTTCCGCTATCATCTCTGAAAAGGAAACAACGACCGTGAGCGTGTACGGATATCGTGACAGGAAGTTCTTCGTCGAGGATGTCTCCTTCGATGCACTTGCCGCGGCATACGGCACGCCGCTGTATGTCTACAGCAGAAAGGCGATCCTCGACGACATCCGGAGGATCGAACAGGCATTCCGTGGCCTCCCGCACCTGACGTACTACGCGGTCAAGGCGAACGCCAACCCCGCGCTGCTGCGTCTGATCGCGGCGGAGGGTCTCGGTGCCGATGTGGGTTCGCGTGGAGAGCTCTGGCGCGCGTTGCAGGAAGGGTTCCCGCCCAACCGGTGCACCTTCAGCGGCGTGGGGAAGCGGGACGATGAGATCCTGTACGCACTCGAGCAGGGCATCCTCGCCTTCAACGTTGAGTCCACGCAGGAGATCGAGGTCATCAACGAGCTCGCCGCGAAGGTCAACCGCCGAGCGCGGATCCTCCTCCGCGTGAACCTGGACATCGATGCGGGTGGACATGCGTACGTTTCGACCAGCCTGCGCCACAACAAGTTCGGCATGCCCCACGCGCGCGCGCTGGAGGTCCTCCGCCATGCGGCAACATTGTCCAACATCGATGTCGGCGGCGTGCATAGCCACATTGGCTCCCAGATCACCAAGCCGGCGGTCTTCGAGAAGGCGGCAGAAGCGATCGCCGGCCTCGTGGGCGATCTGCGTGCCGCGGGTTTGCCTATCCATGATGTGGATTTCGGCGGTGGATTCGGTATCCAGTATCATGGGTTCGTGCATCACCGATCCCTGCCGGCCGAACATGCAGAGGAAGCACACCTCAGCACCGCAGAACTCCTGGAACCGGCGGTGGAGGTCCTGCGCTCGCTCGGATGCACGGTGTCCATCCAGCCCGGGCGTTCGATCGTTGCCCACGGAGGCGTACTGCTGACACGCGTGTTGTACAGGAAGGAGACAGCGGAGAAGATCTTCCTGATCCAGGATGGTGCGATGAACGACCTGATCCGTCCGGCGCTGTATCATTCCCACCATCAGATCGTCCCCGTGGAGCTGGTCGGACCGCCATTCGAGACCGTGGATGTGGTTGGCCCGGTGTGCGAGTCGGGCGACTTCTTCGCGCACGACCGGCGCATCCAGGTGTTGAAGCGCGGCGACCTGATGGCGCTCATGTGCGCGGGTGCATACGGGTTCGTGCAGTCGTCGACCTACAACGCACGTCCGCGCCCTGCCGAAGTGCTGGTCGACGGCAGCACACACACGGTCATCCGGCCACGTCAGTCCGTGGAAGAACTCTAA
- a CDS encoding site-2 protease family protein — protein sequence MMEKVAEGLLWYVAFLFSTTLHEASHAFVAWRLGDSTAYEGGQVTLDPIPHIRREPIGTVLVPIVSFVLGGWMIGWASVPYDPRWAHEYPRSSAKMSAAGPAANLLLALLAALAIRLGIAAGIFNPPDSIDFAHVIESTEAGVLTTVAAFINVFFSLNLLLFIFNLLPLPPLDGSGIIPLFLSTERARKYLEVVHSGAFSLIGILVAWNVFDYIYDPLHLVFINILFYPIAQYH from the coding sequence ATGATGGAGAAGGTAGCCGAAGGCCTGTTGTGGTATGTTGCCTTCCTGTTCTCAACGACATTGCACGAGGCATCGCATGCCTTCGTTGCATGGCGGCTCGGTGACTCCACGGCATACGAAGGCGGACAGGTCACCCTGGACCCCATCCCCCACATCCGGCGGGAGCCCATCGGTACCGTGCTCGTGCCGATCGTGTCCTTCGTGCTCGGTGGTTGGATGATCGGGTGGGCCAGCGTGCCGTACGATCCCCGGTGGGCCCATGAGTATCCCCGCTCATCGGCAAAGATGTCCGCCGCCGGGCCCGCAGCCAATCTGCTCCTGGCGCTGCTTGCGGCGCTGGCCATCCGTCTGGGCATCGCTGCCGGCATCTTCAACCCGCCCGACTCCATCGACTTCGCGCACGTGATCGAATCCACCGAGGCCGGCGTCCTGACGACCGTGGCGGCATTCATCAACGTGTTCTTCTCTCTGAACCTGCTCCTGTTCATCTTCAATCTTCTCCCGCTGCCTCCGCTGGACGGCAGCGGCATCATTCCGTTGTTCCTGAGCACGGAGCGCGCCCGGAAGTATCTCGAGGTGGTCCATAGCGGCGCCTTCTCCCTTATCGGGATCCTGGTGGCGTGGAACGTGTTCGACTATATCTACGATCCGCTCCATCTGGTCTTCATCAATATTCTGTTTTATCCGATCGCCCAGTATCACTGA
- a CDS encoding T9SS type A sorting domain-containing protein, which produces MTACIGSTVLLRSTNGGFTWVPSDIGLDQQEVKAIAYSPGTGTNGCLIAATLTGAYISTDGGQQWVPTGSPVPSSPLNAAAATDTFLFAGTTGSGVARTSDHGTTWTLCNTGLADTTVTLLAVFDRVLYAACDNAVFRSTNNGATWLAVGPSPAPSTVANLTFIRRDGAPPTVFAYGSGGMYRVDDGEAAWTKIREEGTPPYDIFSSGLAAIDSLLITVSPYVVSTSSDRGATWIPVPVNTFAQELWRDPSGGNADWQTMYTAIDSSLFRSTDKGGTWQKIFTNDERGAIACLFTPETSSLPSSHLLLTGSYPGYTNIASVHRSIDGGTNWKRILTFEGERCISVTGSDSLVFAAAISGMLQAVPGDTVAGVYVSSDAGTSWTKAQWGAPSDSGITDLTLLSGSSGQKILFSGSYDMLFRSTDLGSTWTSSMAGITSHGRKLIRKAGNALYLANNGRVRVEYTNEGDPVSIYDSARVFRSMDEGLSWQDITGNLHATFIRGFDVVSLNGTPSGARLAAVSDDSVFACVDGPGMWQNVTYGSSSDMRFTRGSIIADNDHFYLGIGDLRRLAWTEIPGLTDVGGAPYVPTAFHLDQNYPNPFNPESNIRYQISEYSNVVLAVYDILGREVAVLVNETKAPGTYQVRFDGSSLSSGVYFYRLQTERRVETRKMMLLR; this is translated from the coding sequence ATGACCGCCTGTATCGGTAGCACCGTGCTCCTTCGCTCTACCAATGGAGGCTTCACGTGGGTACCCAGCGATATCGGGCTCGATCAACAGGAAGTGAAGGCGATAGCGTACTCACCCGGAACCGGCACCAACGGTTGTCTCATTGCAGCAACCCTCACGGGCGCATACATTTCCACCGATGGCGGCCAGCAGTGGGTACCAACCGGTTCACCGGTCCCATCGTCCCCGTTGAATGCAGCCGCAGCAACGGATACGTTCTTGTTCGCGGGGACCACGGGAAGCGGTGTGGCCAGGACTTCGGACCATGGAACGACGTGGACACTCTGCAACACCGGACTTGCCGATACAACGGTGACCCTTCTTGCCGTTTTCGATCGTGTGCTGTATGCCGCTTGTGACAACGCTGTGTTCCGATCCACGAACAACGGGGCCACATGGCTGGCCGTCGGCCCTTCACCGGCCCCATCGACGGTCGCGAATCTTACGTTCATCAGACGGGATGGTGCACCACCGACCGTGTTCGCCTACGGGAGCGGAGGTATGTACCGGGTCGACGACGGAGAAGCCGCGTGGACGAAGATCCGGGAAGAAGGGACACCACCGTACGACATCTTCTCGAGCGGATTGGCCGCCATCGATTCGCTCTTGATCACCGTCTCCCCGTACGTCGTCTCCACTTCCTCCGATCGGGGGGCCACCTGGATTCCCGTCCCCGTAAACACCTTTGCGCAGGAACTGTGGAGGGATCCATCTGGCGGCAATGCAGACTGGCAAACCATGTACACGGCCATCGACAGCTCCCTATTCCGTTCGACGGACAAGGGTGGTACATGGCAGAAGATCTTTACGAACGATGAGCGGGGCGCGATCGCGTGTCTCTTCACCCCCGAAACCTCCTCCCTCCCATCGTCTCACCTTTTGCTCACCGGATCCTACCCTGGATACACCAATATCGCTTCGGTCCATCGGTCGATCGATGGCGGGACCAACTGGAAAAGGATCCTCACGTTCGAAGGCGAAAGGTGTATCAGTGTGACCGGCTCCGATTCCCTGGTATTCGCGGCCGCGATTTCCGGCATGCTGCAGGCCGTCCCGGGAGATACCGTTGCCGGAGTCTACGTGTCATCGGATGCCGGGACTTCATGGACAAAGGCCCAATGGGGTGCCCCCTCGGATTCCGGCATCACCGATCTCACCCTCCTGTCCGGCAGTTCCGGACAGAAGATCCTCTTCTCAGGTTCATACGACATGCTCTTCCGCTCCACCGACCTCGGGAGCACATGGACGTCATCCATGGCCGGCATTACGAGCCATGGACGGAAACTGATCCGCAAAGCCGGCAATGCCCTCTACCTTGCCAATAATGGAAGGGTCAGGGTCGAGTATACGAATGAGGGCGATCCCGTCAGTATCTATGACAGCGCGCGGGTCTTTCGGTCGATGGATGAAGGTCTGTCCTGGCAAGACATCACCGGGAATCTGCACGCAACATTCATTCGCGGCTTCGATGTTGTTTCGTTGAACGGAACACCTTCCGGCGCTCGGCTTGCAGCGGTCTCCGATGATTCCGTGTTCGCCTGCGTCGACGGCCCGGGCATGTGGCAGAACGTCACGTACGGCAGCTCAAGTGACATGCGATTCACGCGCGGGTCGATCATTGCGGACAACGATCACTTCTACCTCGGTATCGGTGATCTGCGCAGACTGGCCTGGACAGAAATACCCGGCCTGACGGATGTCGGCGGTGCTCCGTACGTTCCAACGGCGTTTCATCTGGATCAGAACTACCCCAATCCATTCAACCCGGAATCGAATATCAGATATCAGATCTCTGAATACAGCAATGTGGTGCTTGCTGTCTACGACATCCTCGGCCGGGAAGTCGCAGTGCTGGTGAACGAAACGAAAGCTCCGGGAACGTATCAGGTGAGGTTTGATGGATCGTCATTATCCAGCGGGGTGTACTTCTATCGGCTGCAAACGGAGAGACGTGTCGAGACCAGAAAGATGATGCTCTTACGATGA